From Chloroflexota bacterium, the proteins below share one genomic window:
- a CDS encoding glycosyltransferase family 39 protein, with product MNPTTDCLDRVKNWIVFALLGTLVALCLLGIQVNSPTLDEPAHIARGYRYLITGKLDLDESPPLVDMLSALPVLFHKGIIIPPPHPVHRFSLTEFADMFVWVYNDAEAVINSGRLAIIFLSVLLGYAVFLWARELWGVSAGLLALFFYVLDPNILAHSQLATNDLGAACFIFIATYFLWRFLRRHRSVDLAAAGLLLGLAQAAKFSALLLLPVFCVMLLIEACRNRISHGWRTRQGHSAHRGLGRATRSFCVTLLILSSLAFFSLWASYRFETVPLQSFKSVWNLAQQALNSSGGQGSIKDWVMPFATYARGLRSILRRLERAAPVFLMGRHFSKGPWYHILVAFAIKTPIPTLILLAAATYLTLRGKHSAHEEFILYLPITVFFLAGVIFSSLNLNYRHILPILPFAFVIVSKIVTWNLGHLGQLILAVLCLWYAIGTASIYPHCLAYFNEFVGGSGNGYKYLVGADLDWGQDLKNLKTYMAQNDLDIVHLAYFGSAHPDYYGIQAQPLPTNKPEDLEIETTPVYAISATYLQGSYLEDVDQFSWLRRYTPVAKIGYSIFLYRLP from the coding sequence ATGAACCCAACCACGGACTGCCTTGATCGGGTCAAGAACTGGATAGTCTTTGCTCTTTTGGGAACTTTGGTTGCTTTGTGCTTGCTTGGCATTCAAGTCAATTCACCTACCTTGGATGAGCCAGCACATATCGCTCGTGGTTATCGCTATCTCATAACTGGCAAGCTCGATCTCGATGAATCTCCCCCGCTTGTAGATATGCTCTCTGCTTTGCCAGTGCTCTTTCATAAAGGCATTATAATACCTCCCCCTCATCCTGTGCACAGGTTCTCCCTCACTGAGTTCGCCGACATGTTTGTCTGGGTTTACAATGATGCTGAGGCGGTGATCAATAGCGGACGTCTGGCGATTATCTTTTTGTCTGTTCTACTTGGCTATGCTGTTTTTCTTTGGGCGAGAGAGCTGTGGGGCGTATCCGCGGGGCTGCTGGCATTGTTTTTTTATGTTTTGGATCCCAATATCCTGGCGCATTCTCAGTTGGCCACGAATGATCTAGGGGCAGCTTGTTTCATTTTCATTGCTACGTATTTCTTATGGCGCTTTCTTCGCCGGCACCGAAGCGTAGATCTAGCAGCAGCAGGGTTATTGCTAGGGTTAGCACAGGCGGCAAAGTTCTCGGCATTGCTTCTTTTACCGGTTTTCTGTGTTATGCTGCTGATCGAGGCTTGTCGTAATAGGATCTCGCACGGTTGGAGGACTCGGCAAGGGCATAGTGCCCACCGAGGTTTGGGCCGAGCAACCCGCTCCTTTTGTGTTACTTTACTCATTTTAAGCAGTTTGGCCTTTTTCTCACTATGGGCAAGCTACCGTTTTGAAACGGTGCCGCTGCAATCCTTCAAATCGGTATGGAATTTGGCGCAACAGGCGCTCAATTCTTCGGGCGGACAAGGAAGTATCAAGGACTGGGTGATGCCTTTTGCTACGTATGCCCGAGGCTTACGCTCGATACTGCGTCGTCTGGAACGTGCTGCGCCAGTCTTCCTAATGGGCAGGCATTTCAGCAAAGGCCCATGGTACCACATACTTGTTGCCTTTGCCATCAAGACACCAATTCCTACGTTAATTCTTTTGGCTGCAGCCACGTATTTGACTCTGCGTGGCAAGCATAGTGCGCATGAAGAGTTCATCTTGTATTTGCCTATCACAGTTTTCTTCCTGGCAGGAGTTATTTTCAGCTCATTGAACCTTAACTATCGACACATCCTACCGATTTTGCCTTTTGCCTTCGTTATTGTGAGCAAAATCGTAACATGGAACTTGGGGCATCTAGGACAGCTCATTCTGGCTGTGCTTTGTCTATGGTATGCTATTGGTACTGCTTCTATCTATCCCCATTGTTTAGCCTATTTCAACGAGTTTGTGGGCGGCTCTGGGAATGGGTATAAATATCTTGTGGGTGCTGATTTGGATTGGGGGCAAGATTTGAAAAACTTGAAAACATATATGGCCCAAAATGACCTAGATATAGTGCATCTGGCCTATTTTGGCAGTGCACATCCCGATTATTACGGCATTCAAGCGCAGCCATTGCCTACAAATAAGCCAGAGGACTTGGAAATAGAAACTACTCCAGTCTATGCTATTAGCGCCACGTATCTACAAGGGAGCTATCTGGAAGATGTGGATCAATTTAGTTGGTTGCGACGGTATACGCCTGTGGCCAAGATAGGCTATTCGATATTCTTATACCGGCTACCATGA
- a CDS encoding NAD-dependent epimerase/dehydratase family protein: protein MKAFVTGATGFVGSAVVRSLLRRGVEVRVLARRSSDLRNIAGLDLEISYGDLLHEEALARALQGCNVVYHIAAYYSTDEADSQMMYEVNVRGTKAVMRAALKAGVQRVVHTSTIGTIGQPEDGTLATEETPFNLWDSASHYVKSKYLAEVAALAMCKQGLPVVVVNPCAPVGPRDIKPSSTGQRVLDYLNGKPPSFVPGGINFISVHDVAEGEVLAAERGRVGERYILGHKDGNLQLSEFLALMEQVSGVKRPRITKHPLSILSAMRGRSSDKAPSFRPRSLTCDPSKAIRELGLPQTPLPVAFAEAIAWFRDNGYVRT, encoded by the coding sequence ATGAAGGCATTTGTGACTGGAGCGACTGGTTTCGTGGGTTCTGCCGTAGTGCGTAGTTTGCTGCGCAGGGGCGTTGAAGTCAGAGTGCTGGCTCGGCGAAGCAGTGACCTACGCAATATTGCTGGCCTTGATTTGGAAATTTCTTATGGCGATCTATTACATGAAGAGGCCCTGGCACGGGCTTTACAAGGTTGCAATGTCGTTTACCATATCGCCGCCTATTACAGTACGGATGAAGCCGATAGCCAGATGATGTACGAGGTGAACGTGCGCGGGACGAAGGCGGTAATGCGTGCTGCACTGAAGGCAGGGGTACAGCGCGTCGTGCATACCAGTACTATCGGGACAATTGGGCAACCCGAGGATGGTACTCTAGCGACTGAAGAGACGCCCTTCAATCTATGGGATAGCGCTAGTCACTATGTCAAATCTAAATACCTCGCCGAGGTTGCAGCGCTTGCAATGTGCAAACAAGGCTTGCCTGTGGTTGTGGTAAACCCTTGTGCACCGGTAGGCCCACGGGATATCAAGCCAAGCAGCACAGGTCAACGTGTCCTGGATTATCTCAATGGCAAGCCTCCTTCCTTTGTGCCAGGAGGGATAAATTTTATCTCAGTTCACGATGTTGCAGAGGGTGAAGTGTTGGCAGCAGAAAGGGGTCGTGTGGGTGAGAGGTATATCCTTGGTCATAAGGACGGTAACCTGCAATTGTCAGAATTTTTGGCTTTAATGGAACAGGTATCAGGAGTCAAACGCCCTCGCATAACCAAACACCCGCTCTCCATTTTGTCTGCCATGCGAGGCAGGTCATCTGATAAAGCACCCAGTTTCAGGCCAAGATCACTGACTTGTGACCCATCGAAGGCTATTCGTGAATTGGGATTGCCCCAGACACCGCTGCCGGTGGCATTTGCAGAGGCTATTGCCTGGTTTAGAGACAATGGGTATGTCCGGACATGA
- a CDS encoding class I SAM-dependent methyltransferase: MLESVRCNLCGADDTEPVAEIDDFHIVRCRQCGLVYVNPRYQEGFLQELYTAEYYVHDGIKNGLAFFGYDDYIADEENIRITFAKRLKTIERFANKGKLLDIGCATGFFLDLARTRGWEVVGSEVSTFAAQYARDRFGLDVHEGSLRELHFAAETFDVVTMWDVIEHVADPMGDLREVWRILRKGGLLSLITPDCSSPIARLLGKRWEEVRRVREHIYFFSRRTMTEMLRRAGFEVLKIESADKVFYLGPAMQRLKYYTWDGILTNTATRLVYKLGLDKIRININPFTKIAVYARKQCDSSL; encoded by the coding sequence ATGCTGGAAAGCGTTCGTTGCAATCTTTGCGGTGCTGACGATACTGAGCCTGTAGCGGAGATCGATGATTTTCACATTGTCCGCTGCCGGCAGTGTGGTTTGGTCTATGTCAATCCACGCTACCAGGAAGGCTTCCTTCAGGAACTCTATACCGCAGAGTATTATGTTCACGATGGCATCAAAAATGGCCTGGCTTTCTTTGGTTATGATGACTATATTGCCGATGAGGAGAACATCAGGATTACCTTCGCCAAACGCTTGAAAACCATTGAACGATTTGCGAACAAAGGCAAACTGTTGGATATCGGCTGTGCGACTGGGTTTTTCTTGGATCTTGCGCGAACCAGGGGCTGGGAAGTAGTCGGCAGCGAGGTATCCACATTCGCTGCACAGTATGCGCGCGACAGGTTTGGATTAGATGTGCACGAAGGCTCACTTAGAGAGTTACATTTTGCTGCAGAAACGTTTGATGTGGTAACCATGTGGGATGTTATCGAGCACGTAGCAGACCCAATGGGTGATTTACGGGAGGTTTGGCGTATTCTGCGTAAGGGTGGGTTGCTTTCCTTGATCACACCAGATTGCAGCAGTCCGATAGCACGCTTATTGGGCAAGCGTTGGGAGGAGGTACGCCGGGTGCGCGAACACATCTACTTCTTTTCTCGGCGCACGATGACCGAGATGTTGCGTAGAGCCGGTTTTGAGGTGCTGAAGATAGAAAGTGCTGACAAGGTCTTCTATTTGGGTCCAGCAATGCAGCGGCTAAAGTACTATACCTGGGATGGAATTTTGACGAATACAGCAACTCGCCTCGTGTACAAGCTGGGTCTGGACAAGATCCGCATCAACATCAACCCTTTCACGAAAATTGCAGTATATGCCCGTAAGCAGTGCGATTCCTCTCTGTGA
- a CDS encoding acyltransferase — MGGSVMIGDNTHIQASCNIKGFLKSVIIGHNVQIAPHCAFSPYEHNFEDRYRPINAQGIRSAGDIVLEDDVWLGLGVKVLEGVRIGKGAVIGAGAVVTKDIPEYAIAVGVPARVIRWRGEA, encoded by the coding sequence ATGGGAGGAAGCGTGATGATCGGAGATAATACGCATATTCAGGCATCATGCAATATCAAAGGCTTTCTGAAGAGCGTCATTATTGGTCACAATGTACAGATCGCCCCTCATTGTGCTTTCAGCCCCTATGAGCATAACTTTGAAGACCGGTATAGGCCTATCAATGCACAGGGTATCCGCAGTGCAGGCGATATTGTGTTGGAAGACGATGTGTGGCTTGGGTTGGGAGTCAAGGTGCTGGAGGGCGTGCGCATTGGCAAAGGGGCTGTGATTGGAGCTGGTGCGGTGGTCACCAAAGACATCCCTGAATATGCTATCGCGGTAGGTGTGCCAGCGCGTGTCATCCGCTGGCGTGGCGAGGCGTGA
- a CDS encoding prolyl oligopeptidase family serine peptidase translates to MASSPEPAMNDRPVVLLQGLRFLPILLLLALFAWFTLSKCSIEEAANDQLANDLLSDVEEPGWTVVASTVGKECAIVTADRRKVQSAEGKVLLFYEGTPEVAHLVLTSCGVKSGKAHTIYLNGEPVAQAQDDAFHTCMCNGNGRLVTYTLPDPSIVVNGWNHISVTNDADITDSWMAHNLQLIIKGNLSQAIIAEFAFTSSYDGSTRYTVYQIPIGHTPGTRVPLLVSIGGTLEDKWDALSRFAHRANVRGWLLMAPDIRQVNKESLGRTASLATQHDIMDAIYYMIRHYEVDVNRIYMSGFSTGGGVAATVAAKYPDVFAAVVAWKGPTNLLQWIEQRPQLYFGLVTYDFGCPPQGNTSACPFEWRRRAAWELVMNLKHVPMAIVHGRADDRVPFAQSREFYDRMAAFYDPIAHNKLAVWHDGGHVDSLPNFDGLDFLAQFTVNTNPRDVMIRTDESKSYYWVHVEQRDWNGKHIEGFSNVVADYDLATRVISATVWDERVFEDGTLPIDVTFDLVAMGFDPSTAYTIEDHHIASGKVWCKQDILPVEGRLTISLPREHLGEERHQYRIYPSSRVGDQTCQ, encoded by the coding sequence ATGGCGTCGAGTCCTGAACCAGCTATGAATGACAGGCCAGTTGTCCTATTGCAAGGACTCCGTTTCCTCCCTATTCTCCTGCTATTGGCGCTATTTGCTTGGTTTACACTAAGCAAATGCTCGATTGAAGAGGCTGCAAACGATCAATTGGCCAACGATTTGCTCAGCGATGTAGAAGAGCCAGGCTGGACGGTGGTTGCCTCTACTGTGGGCAAGGAGTGCGCGATCGTTACAGCTGACCGCAGAAAAGTTCAGTCAGCAGAAGGGAAGGTTCTGCTTTTCTACGAGGGTACACCGGAAGTTGCTCATCTAGTGCTAACCTCCTGCGGAGTCAAGTCAGGCAAAGCACACACGATTTACCTGAATGGAGAACCGGTAGCTCAGGCTCAAGATGACGCATTTCATACCTGCATGTGCAACGGAAATGGTCGGCTTGTAACCTACACATTGCCCGATCCCTCCATCGTTGTCAATGGCTGGAATCACATTAGTGTCACCAATGACGCAGATATCACAGATAGTTGGATGGCTCACAATCTGCAGTTGATAATCAAGGGTAATCTATCCCAGGCAATTATTGCGGAATTTGCTTTTACCAGCAGTTATGATGGCAGTACGCGCTATACCGTGTACCAGATACCGATTGGCCACACTCCAGGTACGCGTGTGCCATTGTTGGTATCCATTGGTGGGACTCTTGAGGACAAATGGGATGCCCTTTCCCGCTTTGCACATCGAGCTAACGTTAGAGGTTGGCTATTGATGGCACCCGATATCCGGCAAGTTAATAAGGAATCGCTTGGTCGGACCGCCTCTCTTGCTACTCAGCATGACATCATGGATGCCATCTATTACATGATCCGTCATTATGAGGTGGATGTCAACCGCATCTACATGAGTGGTTTTTCTACAGGTGGTGGTGTAGCGGCAACGGTGGCAGCGAAATATCCTGATGTCTTTGCAGCGGTTGTAGCTTGGAAAGGACCGACTAACCTGTTACAGTGGATCGAACAGCGCCCCCAGTTATATTTTGGCTTGGTGACCTATGACTTTGGATGCCCGCCGCAAGGAAACACGTCGGCCTGTCCGTTCGAATGGAGGCGTCGAGCTGCATGGGAGTTGGTGATGAACCTGAAGCATGTGCCGATGGCTATTGTTCATGGCCGTGCCGATGACCGGGTGCCATTTGCTCAGTCTAGGGAGTTCTATGACCGAATGGCTGCATTCTATGATCCGATTGCGCACAACAAATTGGCTGTTTGGCATGATGGCGGTCATGTTGATTCATTGCCCAATTTTGACGGATTAGATTTTTTGGCCCAGTTCACCGTGAATACCAATCCCAGAGATGTCATGATCAGAACCGATGAGAGCAAAAGCTACTATTGGGTGCATGTCGAGCAGAGGGATTGGAATGGCAAGCACATTGAGGGCTTTAGTAACGTAGTGGCCGACTACGACTTAGCCACACGGGTGATCTCGGCCACAGTGTGGGATGAGCGCGTTTTTGAGGATGGCACCTTACCGATTGATGTCACTTTTGATCTAGTCGCGATGGGATTTGACCCCTCTACTGCATATACCATTGAAGATCACCACATTGCCTCGGGCAAAGTGTGGTGTAAGCAAGACATCTTGCCCGTGGAAGGACGTTTGACCATCTCTTTGCCTCGCGAGCATTTGGGCGAAGAACGCCATCAGTATCGAATCTATCCCTCTTCTCGAGTCGGAGACCAGACTTGCCAATGA